The following is a genomic window from Garra rufa chromosome 4, GarRuf1.0, whole genome shotgun sequence.
GAACTGAGGAAACTGGAGTACATCTCAGATGGGGCCTTTGAAGGTCTAGTCAACCTCAAGTACCTCAACCTGGGGATGTGCAACATTCGAGGGGAGATGCCCAACCTGACGCCTCTGGTTGGGCTGGAGGAGCTGGAAATCTCAGAGAACCTCTTTCCTGAGATTAAACCAGGTTCATTCAGAGGACTATCTTCACTCAAAAAACTATGGATCATGAACTCTCAAATAGGGCTAATTGAGCGAAATGCGTTTGATGACCTGGCCTCTTTGGCGGAGCTGAATTTGGCCCACAACAATCTAAGCTCACTGCCCCATGACCTCTTTACACCACTGAAGTACCTGGTGGAACTTCACCTCCACCACAACCCCTGGAACTGCGGCTGTGACTCACTCTGGCTAGCACGTTGGCTACGCGAGTACATACCCACCAACTCGACATGCTGTGGGCGTTGTCACTCCCCTGCACACATGAGAGGCCGCCAGTTGGTTGAGCTGGACCGGGGTGACACAGGGGCAATGCAGTGCTCCGCACCTTTTATCGCAGATGCCCCGAGAGACCTGAACATTTCTGCTGAACGCGTGGCAGAACTGCGATGTCGAACAGCGGCCATGTCTGCTGTGCGATGGCTCCTACCAAACGGGACGGTTCTAACTCACTCATCAAGCCACCCGCGGATAACCGTGCTGAACGATGGGACTTTGAACTTTTCAAACGTGCTAGCAGGTGACACGGGCATGTATACCTGCATGGTGTCCAACGCGGCCGGAAATTCCAACGCTTCAGCCTATCTGAACGTGAGTGCGGCTGAGCTCAATACGTCCAACCTCAGTTACTTCACCACAGTCACGGTGGAGGTGCTGAGCCCCAGATCTGAAATGCCCAAGCCCAAAACCACCACGACTACAGCAGGGGCCAGCACCACTACCACAGCCTCGCCATCAGTCTTTCAGCCAGTTTTCATCTCTACGCCGACAGTCCTGCTCCAGAGCACTGACACTCCACCAAGTCGCCCATCTGTTGTACCTGGCTCAAAAGTGACGACAGGAAAGCCGCCCAACCCAGCCAGTACCAGTCTGGATGAGGTGATGAAGACAACAAAGATCATTATCGGTTGTTTCGTGGCAGTAACCTTGCTAGCAGCAATCATGCTAATTGTATTTTATAAACTACGAAAGCGGCATCAGCAGAGGAGCACGGTGGCTGCAGCCAGAACTGTGGAGATTATTCCGGTAGAGGAAGAATTGCCACCACCGGCATCTGCTGCCAATATAGCAGGGGAGGGGGCACTGACTCTACCAGAGATAAGAGATCATAACAGCATTTACAAAATGGACTACACCCACAAATCTGACTACAGCTACAAACCAAAACTAGAATACAGTACCCATAAACTCAAGGACGATTTCGGCATCCACAAACCTAAGTCGGACTACAACACCTACAAACCTAAAACGGACTACATGTACCAACCTACTCTGGAATACAACTCTCACAAACTGACGGACTATTCACACAAGTCATTGCCGGATTACCACATACACAAAAAAACCGAGCAGAGCCCCTACAAACATGGATACAgcactcacaaatctgactaCAAATCTCACACTCCTAAACCAGACTTCAGCCCATTCAAACCAGAGTACGGTGTTCCAAAATCCAAAACGGACTACAGTATGCCCAAGCCCAAATCCGATTACAGCCCCTTCAAGACAGACAGCAGCCTTTTCAAAACTGACTACAGTGCTTTCAAGGCAGAGTACAGCCCCCTCAAAGCAGAATATGTCAGTTGTGACTTCAGCCCTCACAAGTCCAAAATGGATTACAGCTCTCACAAGGTGGACTACAGCTCGCATAAGACCGACTACAGCACCATGAAGCCCAAATACAACACTTACAAGCCACCAGGCCACGGTGCCAAATGGACAGAAAGCAACAGCATTGGAAATTCTTTGCCTCGAACCTTGCCCAGTGCTATCACAGCTACTCCTGAGGCTCTTGTTATAAAAACTCACACCAAGGAGAAAGTACAAGAGACTCAGATATAGTCTGGCCCACAACAAATCAGAACCTCAGTCAAAAACGACCCTCTCTCCCCCTATAAGCCCACCCTCACCCGAGCATAAAAACATGCAATAGAATGCACAAAAGAGGAAGAAAAAAAGAGACAGGAACTACTTTTTTTGTACAGAGTGCAATTCTTAAAGACTGATTCTTGTTGTACAtgcttataaataaatatatatggaaAAACTGAAACTACCATGGGCTGGTAATAGAGAAGcagattatataaaaaaaataaataaattgaaactATTTTTTAACTTATAACTCCTATTTAAAAGATGAGTTGTTTTAAGATGCTGTACTGAATTTAAGAAATGAGGGTAGTCTTGTTTAAAAGGGCATTCTGTGTGATTTCTAAACAACGCTACAGAGAATGCagtgacaaaaatacaaaaaaaaaaaaaaaacatttatactgAGAagtctttcttttaaaaaaacagaacagaaaaaggTCAGTGTTGATCTTTGCAGGTTTATCTTGTAAAAGCACCATGAATT
Proteins encoded in this region:
- the lrrc4.1 gene encoding leucine-rich repeat-containing protein 4 yields the protein MCHIMSLLGRVAVRRARKAALLCVLFLMVQACVEAAAAGPQGCPTDCSCNNQLSKVVCTRRGLTRVPPGIPSNTRHLNLMENGIEAVQADSFRNLHHLEVLQLGRNAIRQIEVGAFSGLTNLNTLELFDNRLTVVPSGAFEYLSKLRELWLRNNPIESIPSYAFNRVPSLMRLDLGELRKLEYISDGAFEGLVNLKYLNLGMCNIRGEMPNLTPLVGLEELEISENLFPEIKPGSFRGLSSLKKLWIMNSQIGLIERNAFDDLASLAELNLAHNNLSSLPHDLFTPLKYLVELHLHHNPWNCGCDSLWLARWLREYIPTNSTCCGRCHSPAHMRGRQLVELDRGDTGAMQCSAPFIADAPRDLNISAERVAELRCRTAAMSAVRWLLPNGTVLTHSSSHPRITVLNDGTLNFSNVLAGDTGMYTCMVSNAAGNSNASAYLNVSAAELNTSNLSYFTTVTVEVLSPRSEMPKPKTTTTTAGASTTTTASPSVFQPVFISTPTVLLQSTDTPPSRPSVVPGSKVTTGKPPNPASTSLDEVMKTTKIIIGCFVAVTLLAAIMLIVFYKLRKRHQQRSTVAAARTVEIIPVEEELPPPASAANIAGEGALTLPEIRDHNSIYKMDYTHKSDYSYKPKLEYSTHKLKDDFGIHKPKSDYNTYKPKTDYMYQPTLEYNSHKLTDYSHKSLPDYHIHKKTEQSPYKHGYSTHKSDYKSHTPKPDFSPFKPEYGVPKSKTDYSMPKPKSDYSPFKTDSSLFKTDYSAFKAEYSPLKAEYVSCDFSPHKSKMDYSSHKVDYSSHKTDYSTMKPKYNTYKPPGHGAKWTESNSIGNSLPRTLPSAITATPEALVIKTHTKEKVQETQI